Proteins from a genomic interval of Yarrowia lipolytica chromosome 1E, complete sequence:
- a CDS encoding uncharacterized protein (Compare to YALI0E09020g, no similarity) gives MHNLIISASNITRTHTTTKIDIYFRHCDRVMIRGIRVIKRIRPGVSRDCRYRHVAPNMSMALPLNLSNFLHTGGKRSKAVELPTLTTVEDFNHVVNKLVQKTSGGKNAIKTKTKTKKARRGDVSTMSEILNNQESTVQNKSFQDSFISDSNPSVVDSSSRPADSALPTALQQLLNTAPLTSSQQLASSDLIDIDSASPSKLRDHVEHFCITQPPDILLSCLLQLIASQAYQGAQITLHYLIERAHTEKDLFEILQQACIEICGGKQLPLFRYLMKQNSLVDTRKNILPFFLSTAVKLGKEQGHATSVEDLVSTSKNEGGDKNKIRKLGHMKLSSQLKGFFYDRPNDLLHLLETSPDLTHLVSAYVMIFSTSLLSSSYVEKQHHLWEKIYLHLSHNEPLEWYISHERLLRGLSANFWGNVISRGKAPTIKQLRTKIRKLPPSQAIWIEATLMTNELAHANALVEAMLNEGFSATEEIGQHLVRLFTRDMDPADALDVIDDLHKQYGSYISLHTTFFSHWCRTRNSRAIMSMIKVLKARDQMTREFYIQAFQRLLKNGDFRGALYLAEIMARDTETSNHITAGEFLSAALYRGRLSIFPKKTTSDVSGLMTEGLRYHLHVERFANYISKFNETREEPTTRLPVHVTLRYLNELHKRGLYASMAWYQYNLEMMQICALTQPEVEVFLRGLARLFSRDRYISLDFDKEFADIVQQSEAIVERINDRISKTGKGLVEEEESAFASEMEPLSASEPLIKEPNSGFSNDSGVLESSDFPSANPVQPPSYNQVFSSPYFQFETIKWGAIKSPKDPGSGVRILNMLRKNSKSYIRSYVVADAIQHVATKLYISTPPSYHRLRSQTSFNMVEFLQQCEREWNKPLKWKK, from the coding sequence ATGCACAACCTTATCATTTCTGCATCAAATATTACTAGGACTCATACCACAACTAAAATCGACATATATTTTCGACATTGTGATCGTGTCATGATCCGAGGTATTCGCGTAATTAAACGCATACGGCCTGGagtgtcacgtgattgccGGTACCGTCATGTGGCTCCCAATATGTCTATGGCTTTGCCACTGAACTTATCAAATTTTTTGCATACAGGGGGAAAGCGTTCCAAAGCAGTTGAGCTTCCTACTCTGACGACAGTGGAGGATTTCAATCATGTGGTGAACAAGCTTGTTCAGAAGACGAGTGGTGGAAAGAATGCtatcaagaccaagaccaagacgaAGAAGGCTCGTCGCGGGGACGTCAGCACCATGAGTGAGATTTTGAATAACCAAGAATCTACAGTCCAAAACAAAAGTTTCCAGGATTCGTTTATCAGTGATTCTAATCCCTCTGTGGTGGACTCATCATCTCGCCCGGCTGACTCGGCACTTCCAACAGCCCTTCAGCAGTTGCTGAATACAGCTCCTCTTACCTCATCTCAACAACTAGCATCTTCTGACCTGATCGACATTGACTCAGCCTCCCCATCTAAGTTAAGAGATCACGTGGAACACTTTTGCATTACCCAACCACCAGATATCCTTCTGTCATGTCTTCTTCAACTAATCGCATCACAAGCCTATCAAGGAGCTCAGATCACCCTCCATTACCTTATCGAACGAGCGCATACAGAGAAAGACCTGTTTGAGATTCTTCAACAGGCGTGTATTGAGATCTGTGGAGGCAAACAACTGCCATTGTTCAGATATCTAATGAAGCAAAACTCATTGGTGGATACGAGGAAGAACATTTTACCCTTCTTTCTCAGCACGGCGGTGAAGTTAGGCAAGGAACAGGGACACGCAACGTCTGTGGAGGACTTGGTTTCAACGAGCAAGAATGAGGGGGgagacaaaaacaaaatccGCAAGCTTGGTCACATGAAGCTGTCTTCGCAACTAAAGGGGTTCTTCTACGACCGTCCAAACGACTTGCTGCATCTTCTGGAAACCAGCCCCGATCTGACCCACTTAGTATCTGCCTACGTGATGATATTCTCCACCTCACtcctctcttcttcctACGTCGAAAAGCAACACCATCTGTGGGAGAAGATCTACCTCCATCTATCTCACAACGAACCACTTGAGTGGTACATTAGTCACGAGCGGTTGCTAAGAGGCCTATCTGCCAACTTCTGGGGAAACGTAATTTCCCGAGGAAAGGCTCCTACAATCAAACAATTGCGAACGAAGATCCGGAAACTGCCCCCATCACAAGCCATTTGGATAGAAGCGACTTTGATGACCAACGAACTGGCTCATGCCAATGCTTTAGTCGAAGCTATGTTAAATGAAGGCTTTTCGGCGACCGAGGAGATCGGACAGCATTTGGTGCGACTCTTTACTCGTGATATGGATCCAGCAGACGCGCTAGATGTCATCGATGACTTGCATAAGCAGTACGGCTCCTACATTTCATTACATACGACCTTTTTCAGTCACTGGTGCAGAACAAGGAATTCTCGTGCTATCATGAGCATGATCAAGGTTCTAAAGGCCCGTGATCAAATGACCAGAGAGTTTTACATTCAGGCGTTCCAAAGACTGCTCAAAAATGGAGACTTCAGAGGAGCTCTCTACCTGGCAGAAATAATGGCCCGGGATACGGAGACATCTAATCACATTACTGCTGGCGAGTTTCTGTCTGCAGCTTTGTACCGAGGCCGACTGTCTATTTTCCCCAAGAAAACAACCTCTGATGTCTCCGGCTTGATGACTGAGGGCTTGCGTTATCATCTGCACGTGGAACGGTTTGCTAATTATATCAGCAAGTTCAATGAAACACGTGAAGAGCCTACAACTCGACTGCCcgttcacgtgactctgaGGTACCTGAACGAACTACATAAGCGTGGTCTCTATGCATCTATGGCTTGGTACCAGTACAATCTGGAAATGATGCAAATCTGTGCGCTGACTCAACCGGAGGTAGAGGTGTTTCTGCGGGGGTTGGCGAGACTTttttcacgtgatcgatACATCTCTCTAGACTTCGACAAGGAGTTTGCCGATATTGTTCAGCAGAGTGAAGCTATTGTGGAGCGGATCAATGACCGGATTAGCAAGACAGGAAAAGGTCTGgtcgaagaagaagagtccGCGTTTGCTTCAGAGATGGAGCCTTTATCTGCGTCCGAACCTCTTATCAAAGAGCCCAACTCTGGTTTTTCTAACGACTCTGGTGTGCTTGAGAGCTCAGATTTCCCTTCAGCCAACCCAGTGCAGCCCCCTTCATACAACCAAGTCTTCTCTTCACCCTATTTTCAATTTGAAACAATCAAGTGGGGTGCCATCAAGAGCCCCAAAGATCCAGGGTCGGGTGTACGCATCCTCAACATGCTTCGGAAAAACTCCAAGT
- a CDS encoding uncharacterized protein (Compare to YALI0E09042g, weakly similar to DEHA0C18436g Debaryomyces hansenii, similar to Saccharomyces cerevisiae NPP1 (YCR026C) and NPP2 (YEL016C); ancestral locus Anc_1.444), with translation MRHSIDTPADDYSDSELLSDSNMDMDADELDAEILDGLGNGKKLGMSKPKNQKKAKKSVKIEVPAASDESPAYDESSPYGGQGLDYEGGDQSRDASGENLTSSQDQPKTVHWPEEDIDENYPDAIPLKEVKKPKKNTLKSIIKKGKSKFGGNSSEDSSSYSLLGGGRRSSLSGGRSGRYNKVNFNRFATDSSDEDSDADSDFGQISIDVENRPRRKVRHQNTKTLNLLLFALLIIAVYFILTLTFGGNTGPKGRPSTYKSREKILLNNGTHDFHPTTLVISLDGFHPHYISPELTPHLDNLMRKESGAPYMLPSFPTSTFPNHWTLITGLYPSSHGIVGNTFFDPDLNKQFVNTDPSRSRDVAFWGGEPIWQTLSYQNVSTAVHMWPGSEANWLPEDAPLIVDPFNQTEALYKKLDRLTEWLDRPIQTRPELMLTYVPTVDTLGHVHGISGSELEQGIHEVDLLVGAFREALDNRNLTDVVNLVVLSDHGMAPTSDERLIFLDDLIDVGQIDHLDGWPLVGLRPGNNMTESELFNILKKQEPENESWKVYTRKNLPARWNFGGKTGGRYQNRLAPVWIIPKTGWSILTHDDYAKMDNSYQPHGTHGYDNRDILMRALFLGSGPYFPDFKFEPFSNVNVYSILCDTLHVYPSKNDAQPLTKALVRLNDDWQDDSDLYPGVDFSTSVVEGSTYDELYRTEGHANGSVPTNGQEPSSQKGGKKQSWADYLKGQTNEAIDWLADKWAGIVGHD, from the coding sequence ATGCGACATTCCATCGACACACCTGCAGACGACTATTCCGATTCGGAGTTGCTTTCGGACTCCAACATGGATATGGATGccgacgagctggacgCAGAGATTCTCGATGGTCTTGGAAACGGCAAGAAGCTTGGCATGAGCAAGCCCAagaaccagaagaaggcgaAAAAGTCAGTAAAGATAGAAGTGCCAGCTGCATCGGACGAATCACCTGCATACGACGAGTCCAGTCCCTATGGCGGACAGGGCCTGGACTATGAGGGAGGAGACCAGTCACGAGATGCATCAGGAGAGAACCTCACGTCGTCACAAGACCAGCCGAAGACGGTGCACTGgcccgaggaggacattgacgagaatTATCCCGACGCCATtcctctcaaggaggtcaagaaaCCCAAGAAAAATACTCTCAAAAGTATCATCAAAAAGGGCAAGTCCAAATTCGGAGGTAACTCATCCGAAGACTCTTCTTCATACTCTCTTCTgggtggaggacgacgatcCTCACTTTCTGGAGGACGTTCTGGTCGTTACAACAAGGTCAACTTCAACCGGTTCGCTACAGACTCCTCAGATGAAGACTCCGACGCCGATTCGGACTTTGGACAGATCTCTATTGACGTGGAGAATCGCCCCAGACGAAAGGTGCGTCATCAGAATACGAAGACGCTCAACCTGCTGTTGTTTGCGCTTCTGATCATTGCAGTGTACTTCATTCTGACACTCACCTTTGGTGGAAACACGGGTCCCAAGGGCAGACCAAGCACGTACAAGTCGCGTGAAAAAATTCTGCTAAATAATGGAACCCATGACTTCCACCCGACTACTCTGGTTATCAGTTTGGATGGATTCCATCCCCATTACATTTCGCCAGAGCTCACTCCTCATCTGGATAATCTCATGCGAAAGGAGAGCGGTGCTCCCTACATGCTGCCTTCTTTCCCCACTTCGACGTTCCCTAACCACTGGACACTCATCACTGGCTTGTATCCCTCTTCTCATGGAATTGTTGGCAACACGTTTTTCGACCCCGATCTGAACAAGCAGTTTGTGAACACGGACCCCAGTAGGTCGCGTGACGTTGCGTTCTGGGGTGGCGAACCCATCTGGCAGACACTTTCCTACCAGAATGTTTCCACTGCCGTCCACATGTGGCCTGGAAGTGAAGCCAACTGGCTTCCTGAGGATGCTCCATTAATTGTTGACCCCTTCAACCAGACAGAAGCTTTGTACAAGAAGCTTGATCGACTTACGGAGTGGTTGGATCGACCTATCCAAACCAGACCGGAACTCATGCTCACTTATGTTCCTACAGTTGATACTCTTGGTCATGTTCATGGCATTTCTGGGTCTGAATTGGAGCAAGGCATTCATGAGGTTGACTTGTTGGTGGGAGCTTTCCGAGAGGCTCTTGACAACCGAAACCTCACTGATGTTGTCAACCTGGTTGTTCTGTCGGATCACGGTATGGCCCCTACCTCTGATGAGCGGCTCATCTTTTTGGACGATCTCATTGACGTGGGTCAGATTGATCACCTTGACGGCTGGCCACTGGTTGGTCTTCGGCCTGGTAACAACATGACTGAGTCGGAGTTGTTTaacattctcaagaagcaggagccCGAGAACGAGTCTTGGAAAGTTTACACTCGAAAGAACCTTCCTGCTCGATGGAACTTTGGTGGAAAGACTGGGGGACGGTACCAGAACCGTCTTGCTCCTGTTTGGATTATTCCCAAGACTGGCTGGAGTATTCTTACTCATGATGATTACGCCAAAATGGACAACTCATACCAACCCCATGGCACACATGGATATGACAACCGGGACATTTTGATGCGTGCTCTCTTCCTGGGATCCGGCCCCTACTTCCCTGATTTCAAGTTTGAGCCTTTCTCCAATGTGAACGTGTACTCCATTCTGTGCGATACTCTGCATGTGTATCCTTCCAAGAACGATGCTCAGCCTCTGACTAAGGCCTTGGTTCGGCTTAATGACGACTGGCAGGACGACAGTGATCTGTACCCCGGTGTGGACTTTTCCACTTCTGTCGTGGAGGGTTCTACCTACGATGAGTTGTACAGAACTGAGGGACATGCCAACGGCAGTGTCCCCACCAATGGCCAGGAGCCCAGCAGTCAGAAGGGAGGAAAGAAGCAGAGCTGGGCTGATTATCTGAAGGGCCAGACAAACGAGGCCATCGACTGGCTTGCCGACAAATGGGCAGGTATTGTCGGACATGACTAG
- a CDS encoding uncharacterized protein (Compare to YALI0E09064g, similar to DEHA0F07326g Debaryomyces hansenii IPF 8538.1) yields MEGDKNKYIGLALAMSSSLAIGTSFIITKKGLMASSAHSSDPSDSYAYLRTPVWWAGIITMAVGEIANFAAYTFAPAVLVTPLGALSVIIGAVLASFFLNERLGFLGSVGCAICLVGSLMIVLHAPADKDVQTVDEILNYAVQPGFLVYVCMVAIFAVFMIYRVAPRLGRTNPMIYISICSSVGSISVMSIKAFGIALKLSLEGNNQFTHPSTYLFLLVVAICIVTQMNYFNKALDQFDTNIVNPLYYVTFTTCTLAASFILFQGFNTSSRVDSFWLIAGFLIIFAGVYLLNVSKQNNITSSQDQRSTDEESVAMTLLNHQDEDDGFDVDDDDTEILRNY; encoded by the coding sequence ATGGAGGGCGacaaaaacaagtacattggCCTGGCGCTGGCCATGTCGTCTTCATTGGCGATAGGAACCTccttcatcatcaccaaaaaAGGACTGATGGCTTCCTCGGCACACTCTTCCGATCCGAGCGACTCCTACGCCTACCTGAGAACCCCGGTATGGTGGGCTGGTATCATCACTATGGCTGTGGGTGAGATTGCCAATTTTGCAGCATACACATTTGCCCCTGCCGTTCTCGTCACGCCGCTAGGAGCGCTTTCGGTGATCATTGGAGCTGTTCTGGcgtccttcttcctcaACGAGAGGCTCGGTTTTCTTGGATCTGTGGGCTGTGCTATTTGCTTGGTTGGATCTCTGATGATCGTACTCCATGCACCAGCCGATAAAGACGTACAGACTGtggacgagattctcaatTACGCGGTTCAACCGGGGTTTCTGGTCTACGTGTGTATGGTGGCAATATTTGCAGTCTTCATGATCTACCGAGTAGCGCCACGGCTGGGAAGAACCAACCCGATGATCTACATCTCAATCTGCTCGTCTGTGGGCTCCATATCTGTTATGAGCATCAAGGCCTTTGGAATCGCCCTCAAGCTGTCTCTAGAAGGAAACAACCAGTTCACACACCCCTCGACATACCTGTTTCTATTGGTAGTGGCCATCTGCATCGTCACCCAGATGAATTACTTCAACAAGGCTCTCGATCAGTTTGACACTAACATCGTTAACCCGCTCTATTACGTCACATTCACCACATGCACTCTAGCAGCTTCGTTCATTCTCTTCCAGGGCTTCAATACAAGTTCACGAGTTGATTCATTCTGGTTAATAGCAGGTTTTCTCATCATATTTGCAGGTGTTTATCTCTTGAACGTGTCTAAACAAAACAATATTACATCGTCGCAAGACCAGAGATCTACTGATGAGGAGTCGGTGGCAATGACACTATTGAACCatcaagatgaagatgatggatTTGATgttgacgatgacgatACTGAAATTCTGAGAAACTATTAG
- a CDS encoding uncharacterized protein (Compare to YALI0E09086g, similar to Saccharomyces cerevisiae BUD2 (YKL092C); ancestral locus Anc_2.490, similar to uniprot|P33277 Schizosaccharomyces pombe GAP1 GTPase-activating protein (Ras GTPase-activating protein)), with product MLPLQRQQTGTSTAPSQRQSKRFSVAAMYMSMGGVDKDDDIDDALAKAQKHLRFLKAAISEQSKHNFVLEKDVRYLDTRIALIIQNKMGVEEQKDIASRLDEHEAISETSFPDRKKTDLYSNLFFLLQSEPKHIASLCTLVSMTEIDSLLQTVMFTIYGNQYEQREEHLLLSMFQAVLAYQFDTTLEFSSLLRANTPVSRMMTTYTRRGPGQSYLRETLSHCLNDIISNPQTLEINPMRVLIETDSAPDMTMDQAAENPEVIAIIEPRLRTLEAICENVLSTIINSKSIVPYGIRWICKQIRGLARRKYPDAPDASVCSLIGAFFFLRFINPAIVSPQTYMLIDKLPNDANCRRTLTLVAKVLQNIANKPTTSKEPYMASLTPFLEVNKNRVNKFLNELCEVPDFYESLEMDQYIALSKKDLSISITLNEIYGMHGLLVKYISDTKDVHLQKVMGDLGTCPALVPRAQNATIDLSLFSQWEASVLNESHSDSGAYNGLSLLPDISRSDVVFMELKTILINIIRAFPPGHPILTRPLRLRSIADFAASSSVDDSGVIKRGIKALDLLDEMDKDEYADDDKFVLVSEIENELSQLGSLQDSVEQEAVSLETVYRVITEQNEYLRSQLDTYRSYLNNVRSHTGSKKDRKIVQDDTTTATTPNPLLNPAGSTSSYSEGLVKKYNVTQLMRDGVILTCSLPLNRVGPSLVFYIASPAPGTFVLALVMKGRSDPVVTVDFKIDDLLEIADQEVDEIDLQCLVLSVKNLQVLLKREFDRRR from the coding sequence ATGCTACCCCTGCAACGACAACAAACGGGGACGTCCACGGCTCCCTCGCAACGGCAATCGAAGCGATTCTCCGTCGCGGCAATGTACATGTCCATGGGTGGAgtcgacaaggacgacgacatCGATGATGCGCTTGCCAAGGCTCAGAAACACCTGAGGTTCCTAAAGGCTGCGATTTCTGAACAGTCCAAGCATAATTTCGTGCTAGAGAAGGACGTGCGGTATCTGGATACCCGAATCGCACTCATCATTCAGAACAAGATgggtgtggaggagcagaaaGACATTGCGTCTCGTCTGGACGAACACGAAGCTATCAGCGAAACGAGTTTCCCCGACAGAAAAAAGACGGATCTATACTCGaatctcttctttctgcTGCAATCAGAACCCAAACATATTGCATCTCTGTGTACTCTGGTCAGTATGACTGAGATTGATTCTCTTCTGCAAACCGTCATGTTCACCATCTACGGAAACCAGTACGAACAGCGAGAAGAGCACCTGCTGCTATCCATGTTCCAAGCTGTGCTGGCCTACCAATTTGATACCACTCTGGAGTTCTCGTCCTTACTAAGAGCCAACACTCCTGTTTCCAGAATGATGACTACCTACACTAGACGAGGTCCTGGTCAGTCGTACCTGAGAGAAACACTGTCTCATTGCCTCAATGACATCATTTCTAATCCCCAGACTCTCGAAATCAACCCAATGAGAGTGCTCATAGAGACGGACTCTGCTCCAGATATGACGATGGATCAGGCTGCTGAGAACCCCGAGGTCATTGCAATCATTGAGCCACGTCTCAGGACGCTCGAAGCTATCTGTGAGAACGTTCTTTCGACgatcatcaactccaagagCATCGTTCCTTACGGTATTCGATGGATCTGTAAACAGATTCGAGGTCTGGCACGAAGAAAGTACCCCGATGCTCCCGATGCTTCAGTCTGCTCGCTCATTGGAgctttcttcttcctcagaTTCATCAATCCTGCCATTGTCTCTCCTCAGACTTACATGTTGATAGACAAACTGCCCAATGATGCTAACTGTCGAAGAACCCTCACACTGGTGGCCAAGGTTCTTCAGAACATTGCAAACAAACCCACTACTTCAAAGGAGCCCTATATGGCATCGTTGACGCCATTTCTGGAGGTGAACAAGAACAGAGTCAACAAGTTTCTCAACGAGCTGTGTGAGGTGCCCGACTTCTACGAGTCTCTCGAGATGGATCAGTACATTGCGTTATCGAAGAAAGATCTGTCTATTTCCATCACTCTGAACGAAATCTACGGCATGCACGGGTTGCTGGTCAAGTATATTTCAGATACTAAGGATGTTCATCTTCAAAAGGTTATGGGAGATCTTGGAACCTGTCCCGCTCTTGTTCCTCGAGCCCAGAATGCTACCATTgacctctctctcttttctcAGTGGGAAGCTTCTGTTCTGAACGAGTCTCATTCTGATTCTGGGGCATACAATGGTCTCAGTTTGCTTCCTGACATTTCCAGGTCTGATGTGGTCTTCATGGAGCTCAAAACCATTCTCATTAACATCATTCGAGCCTTCCCCCCCGGTCATCCCATTCTCACACGTCCTCTACGACTCAGAAGCATTGCTGACTTTGCTGCTTCGAGTTCCGTGGATGATTCTGGTGTCATTAAGCGAGGTATTAAGGCGCTGGATTTGCTCGATGAGatggacaaggacgagtacGCAGATGACGACAAATTTGTGCTTGTTTCTGAAATTGAAAACGAACTGAGCCAGCTGGGCTCACTGCAGGATTCtgtggagcaggaggccGTTTCTCTGGAGACTGTCTACCGAGTGATCACTGAGCAGAACGAGTACCTTCGAAGCCAGCTAGACACATACAGGTCGTACCTCAACAACGTGCGATCCCACACTGGTTCAAAGAAGGACAGAAAGATTGTGCAGGACGATACTACGACCGCCACGACACCCAATCCTCTTCTGAACCCCGCAGGAAGCACTTCCTCGTACTCCGAGGGACTGGTCAAGAAGTACAACGTCACGCAGTTGATGCGAGATGGTGTCATTCTGACCTGTTCCCTGCCTCTTAACCGGGTTGGCCCCTCTCTGGTGTTTTACATTGCCTCCCCAGCACCGGGAACTTTTGTTCTCGCTCTGGTGATGAAGGGCCGAAGTGATCCCGTGGTGACTGTTGATTTCAAGATTGAcgatctgctggagattgCGGACCAGGAAGTAGACGAGATTGATCTGCAGTGTCTAGTGTTGAGTGTGAAGAACCTGCAGGTGCTGTTGAAACGGGAGTTCGACAGAAGACGTTAA
- a CDS encoding uncharacterized protein (Compare to YALI0E09108g, similar to Saccharomyces cerevisiae CYS4 (YGR155W); ancestral locus Anc_4.69, similar to uniprot|P32582 Saccharomyces cerevisiae YGR155w CYS4 cystathionine beta-synthase), producing the protein MCSITTGDLNSKNMVTFFLHLSQATFLPPPHPHIFTTYTMTPPPVAQTVLEHIGDTPMVELQKIPQSLGIKCRILGKCEYFNAGGSVKDRIAKRMVLEAEKQGRIKPDAGYTLIEPTSGNTGIGLALVGAVRGYRTIITLPEKMSNEKVSVLKALGAEIVRTPTEAAWDAPESHIGVARRLEQEIPKAVILDQYGNEANPDAHLYGTGAEIWEQTEGKVTHLVAGAGTGGTITGIAKALKAKNKDVVVVAADPKGSILAVPESLNDSNEGYKVEGIGYDFVPDVLDRDVINSWIKTEDRESFLLSRRLIKEEGLLVGGSSGSALAAALQVAKDLTENDTVVVVFPDSVRSYITKFIDDDWMKNNGFVDDATLAEQAKRKQQYKGATIADLHLKPVVTVKGDSTVATAVELMREKGFDQIPVSSKSSGKLIGLVTLGNLLSYLSHGRATPETPVEKVMLDFRKLDSHQLTADAIASATASLSIGTPSGDKKASKQRQFVEVTVDTPLSALNKFFEHNSSVIVTEKDSDGVKPVHIVTKVDLLAYLVKNGSFE; encoded by the coding sequence ATGTGCTCTATAACAACCGGCGATTTAAACTCTAAAAACATGGTAACCTTTTTTCTACACCTGTCCCAAGCCActtttcttcctccaccacaCCCTCATATCTTTACAACATACACAATGACTCCCCCTCCCGTGGCCCAGACCGTGCTCGAACACATTGGCGACACGCCCATGGTTGAGCTCCAAAAGATCCCCCAGTCTCTGGGCATCAAGTGCCGAATTCTCGGAAAGTGCGAGTACTTCAACGCTGGTGGATCCGTCAAGGACCGAATTGCCAAGCGAATGGTGCTTGAGGCCGAGAAGCAGGGCCGAATCAAGCCCGACGCCGGCTACACTCTGATTGAGCCCACGTCTGGTAATACCGGTATTGGACTTGCTCTTGTCGGCGCCGTCCGAGGTTACAGAACCATCATCACTCTGCCCGAGAAGATGTCCAACGAGAAGGTGTCTGTgctcaaggctctgggaGCCGAGATTGTGCGAACACCCACTGAGGCCGCCTGGGACGCCCCCGAGTCCCACATTGGAGTTGCCCGACgtctggagcaggagatcCCCAAGGCTGTCATTCTCGATCAGTACGGAAACGAGGCCAACCCCGACGCTCACCTCTACGGCACTGGTGCCGAGATCTGGGAGCAGACTGAGGGTAAGGTGACCCATCTCGTCGCTGGCGCCGGAACCGGAGGAACCATCACCGGTATTgccaaggctctcaaggccaagaacaaggacgTGGTTGTTGTGGCTGCTGACCCCAAGGGCTCCATTCTGGCCGTCCCCGAGTCTCTCAACGACTCCAACGAGGGCTACAAGGTCGAGGGTATCGGTTACGACTTCGTGCCCGACGTTCTGGACCGAGACGTGATCAACTCGTGGATCAAGACCGAGGACAGAGAGTCCTTCCTGCTGTCTCGACGactcatcaaggaggagggtctGCTTGTGGGTGGATCTTCTGGCTCGGCTCTGGCTGCCGCTCTTCAGGTCGCCAAGGACCTCACCGAGAACGACACTGTGGTTGTCGTCTTCCCTGACTCTGTGCGATCTTACATCACCAAGTTCATTGATGACGACTGGATGAAGAACAACGGCTTCGTAGACGATGCCACCCTCGCCGAGCAGGCCAAGCGAAAGCAGCAGTACAAGGGCGCTACCATTGCCGATCTGCATCTCAAGCCCGTTGTCACCGTAAAGGGTGACTCCACTGTGGCTACTGCTGTCGAGCTCATGCGAGAGAAGGGCTTTGATCAGATCCCCGTTTCCAGCAAGTCCTCCGGCAAGCTCATTGGCCTTGTTACTCTTGGTAACCTGCTCTCTTACCTTTCTCACGGCCGAGCTACCCCCGAGACTCCCGTTGAGAAGGTCATGCTTGACTTCCGAAAGCTCGACTCTCACCAGCTCACCGCCGATGCCATTGCTTCTGCCACCGCCAGCCTTTCCATTGGCACTCCTTCTGGCGATAAGAAGGCCTCTAAGCAGCGACAGTTTGTGGAGGTTACTGTTGACACTCCTCTGTCTGCTCTCAACAAGTTCTTCGAGCACAACTCCAGTGTTATTGTCACCGAGAAGGACTCCGATGGTGTCAAGCCCGTGCACATTGTTACCAAGGTCGATCTGCTCGCTTACCTCGTCAAGAATGGTTCTTTTGAGTAA
- a CDS encoding uncharacterized protein (Compare to YALI0E09130g, no similarity, similar to Saccharomyces cerevisiae YGL041W-A; ancestral locus Anc_4.68) has translation MFRLARFSASSNVVRLAVARPAVRPFSTSLARFNEQKKPEPELMNTLEQSEFIQKIRNNDRVLHEIAGFQDFMLEKGYVNPDGTRASGLMTMMKMISDKEVGKRLEGLNAVLEQEQIEVTKDDIKSLVAALGMK, from the coding sequence ATGTTCCGACTTGCCCGATTTTCCGCCTCCAGCAACGTGGTCCGTCTGGCCGTGGCCCGGCCCGCAGTCCGGCCCTTTTCCACCTCTCTGGCCCGGTTCAacgagcagaagaagcccgaGCCCGAGCTCATGAACACTCTGGAGCAGTCCGAGTTCATCCAGAAGATCCGAAACAACGACCGAGTGCTCCACGAGATTGCCGGATTCCAGGACTTCATGCTGGAGAAGGGCTACGTGAATCCCGACGGTACTCGAGCTTCTGGTCTCATGAccatgatgaagatgattTCCGATAAGGAGGTTGGCAAGCGACTGGAGGGACTCAATGCTGTGCTTGAGCAAGAGCAGATTGAGGtgaccaaggacgacaTCAAGTCTTTGGTTGCTGCTCTTGGTATGAAATAA